From a region of the Panicum virgatum strain AP13 chromosome 2K, P.virgatum_v5, whole genome shotgun sequence genome:
- the LOC120695942 gene encoding splicing factor, arginine/serine-rich 19-like, which yields MADETLAAFMDATGCGYDDSFRRLASCGGHLGRAVSRFFNVEAGSSGSRRSPPPPSRVEEVSSDTDGDDAPAPAPAARSERRARERSPPSCSSPKAVSKSKRRDGEARGGGGSKSSRRRRRRRRRDREAGGGENSRGEKKRRRVREDDGPSRSGREEAGGGRKSSRRRRRSRDNSDSEEKAEANNRSLRRRRRLNPKDPTSDSDKEEDGSNSTLRRRLPEDISSDGDKKVRASDSSSCRLLEHISSDSDGDKKQVQANDSGRRRLDRGNVPAPDGGGGKKEDGPRFRENISSSSSDDDDGDMVVYEAPPPPRPANSRRTVEGLFQAPRELTYKGVFHDAMAHAARRARWLLVNVQRGLEFASLVQNRDVWGSDMVAQWVRGSFVLWQADADARGGEREEAEKVLGYYKVPRDRLPVVVVVDPVTGQAVDRLHGADPNDFLVAMGPYTDKAPAMPVVGAKKPGATPGAQTNQKPATTTAPTVRKPAEAAVAVAPPPGQARREQPAAVRKPAEPVATAVAEVPTGQQPAATAAKVCKLRVRLPDGRVVAKEFGSQCAVAELFAHCRSELGEAAEKRPFRLLRFVGAARQEIGDERASFESLRLHMSTVCVELG from the coding sequence ATGGCCGACGAGACCCTCGCGGCCTTCATGGACGCCACCGGCTGCGGCTACGACGACTCCTTCCGCCGCCTCGCCAGCTGCGGGGGCCACCTCGGCCGGGCCGTCAGCCGCTTCTTCAACGTCGAGGCGGGGTCGTCGgggagccgccgctcgccgccgccgccgtcgcgggtgGAGGAGGTCTCGTCCGACACGGACGGCGACGACGCGCCAGCTCCGGCCCCGGCGGCCCGCTccgagcgccgcgcgcgcgaGAGGTCGCCCCCGTCCTGTTCCTCTCCGAAGGCGGTGTCTAAGTCTAAGAGGCGGGACGGCGAGGcgagaggtggcggcggcagcaagagcagccgccgccgccgccgacgacgacgtcgagaCAGGGAGGCTGGCGGCGGTGAGAACAGCCGCGGCGAGAAGAAACGCCGCCGCGTCCGTGAGGACGATGGCCCCTCTCGTAGCGGcagggaggaggcgggcggcggccgcaaaagcagccgccgccgccgtcgatcccgTGACAACTCTGATAGCGAGGAGAAGGCGGAAGCCAACAACAggagcctccgccgccgccgccgcctcaatcCCAAAGATCCCACCTCTGATAGTGACAAGGAGGAGGACGGCAGCAACAgtaccctccgccgccgcttgcctgaAGATATCTCCTCCGACGGCGACAAGAAAGTGCGAGCTAGCGACAGCAGCAGCTGCCGATTGCTTGAGCACATCTCCTCCGACTCCGACGGCGACAAGAAGCAGGTGCAGGCTAACgacagcggccgccgccgccttgatcGCGGCAATGTTCCCGCccctgacggcggcggcgggaagaaAGAGGACGGCCCCCGATTCCGCGAGaacatctcctcctcctcctccgacgacgacgacggcgacatgGTGGTCtacgaggcgccgccgccgccgcggccggcgaacAGCCGCAGGACCGTGGAGGGCCTGTTCCAGGCGCCGCGCGAGCTGACGTACAAGGGCGTCTTCCACGACGCCATGGCgcacgcggcgcggcgggcgaggtGGCTGCTGGTGAACGTGCAGCGGGGCCTCGAGTTCGCGTCGCTCGTGCAGAACCGCGACGTGTGGGGGAGCGACATGGTGGCCCAGTGGGTCCGGGGCAGCTTCGTGCTCTGgcaggccgacgccgacgcgcgcggcggcgagcgggaggaGGCCGAGAAGGTGCTCGGCTACTACAAGGTCCCCCGCGACCGGctccccgtcgtcgtcgtcgtcgacccgGTCACCGGCCAGGCCGTGGACCGGCTGCACGGCGCCGACCCCAACGACTTCCTCGTGGCCATGGGGCCCTACACGGACAAGGCGCCGGCCATGCCCGTCGTCGGAGCCAAGAAACCCGGCGCAACACCCGGCGCGCAGACCAATCAAAAGCCGGCGACAACCACCGCTCCGACGGTGAGGAAACCGGCTGAGGCCGCcgtggcggtggcgccgcctCCAGGCCAGGCCCGACGAGAACAGCCAGCGGCGGTGAGAAAGCCAGCTGAGCCTGTCGCcacagcggtggcggaggtgcctACGGGTCagcagccggcggcgacggcggcgaaggTCTGCAAGCTGAGGGTCCGGCTGCCCGACGGCCGGGTGGTGGCCAAGGAGTTTGGGAGCCAAtgcgcggtggcggagctctTCGCACATTGCCGGTCGGAGCTGGGAGAAGCCGCGGAGAAGCGGCCGTTCCGGCTGCTGCGCTTCGTCGGCGCCGCGAGGCAGGAAATCGGTGATGAGAGGGCCTCGTTTGAGAGCTTGAGGCTCCACATGTCAACTGTCTGTGTTGAGCTTGGCTAA